One Gadus morhua chromosome 1, gadMor3.0, whole genome shotgun sequence DNA segment encodes these proteins:
- the LOC115549405 gene encoding zinc finger protein 79 isoform X1, producing MTKLELLNVFLNDRLTAAAEDIFKAIKNTVAEYQDEILRFKEENERLKRLLNVAVQRILLQPVTNSIPPPAEPSSDPLPCEDRLTPASRGDRDMSPPPIREIKEEEEQSPIRSDENNTRTSLSIFSGENGGQTEGEHMLVDLSPFQPSYDRVIDEVKTEHILEEIDRFGPSPTALQPVCSNFHEVLTDPCADAPHGGIRLPNGPSISEDKEQDTKPTGHSSDNTNVGVPALRLKGVRPLRPPRATYQSQSLQKVHACRECGKCFSFACQLEVHMRWHTKEKPYGCTVCRKSFTTVSMLRRHHRIHTGEKPFRCHVCGKCFNQSAHLNTHFRLHTGESARWSRMVPHS from the exons ATGACGAAACTGGAATTATTAAACGTTTTTCTGAACGATCGGCTTACGGCGGCGGCCGAGGACATCTTTAAAGCCATCAAGAACACGGTTGCGGAGTACCAGGACGAGATCCTCCGCTTCAAGGAGGAGAACGAGCGGCTCAAGAGGCTGCTGAACGTGGCAGTGCAGCGCATTTTACTGCAGCCCG TAACGAATTCGATCCCACCGCCAGCAGAACCATCTTCAGACCCACTGCCATGCGAGGACAGACTGACACCTGCCAGTCGGGGGGACCGGGACATGTCCCCGCCACCCATCAGAGAGataaaggaggaagaggaacagagTCCGATCAGAAGCGATGAGAACAACACAAGAACCTCCCTGTCCATCTTCTCAGGAGAAAACGGTGGTCAGACTGAGGGAGAACACATGTTGGTGGATCTGTCACCTTTCCAACCCTCGTATGACAGAGTGATTGATGAGGTAAAAACAGAACATATTCTAGAAGAAATCGATCGGTTTGGCCCCAGCCCAACCGCTTTGCAACCAGTTTGTTCAAACTTCCATGAAGTGCTGACGGACCCCTGCGCCGATGCCCCACACGGCGGCATCAGGCTCCCAAATGGACCCAGCATCTCCGAGGATAAGGAACAGGACACGAAGCCCACAGGGCACTCGAGCGACAATACAAACGTGGGCGTGCCGGCCCTGCGCCTCAAGGGCGTGCGGCCCCTCCGGCCCCCGAGGGCCACGTACCAGAGCCAGAGCCTGCAGAAGGTGCACGCGTGCCGGGAGTGCGGCAAGTGTTTCAGCTTCGCCTGCCAGCTGGAGGTCCACATGCGCTGGCACACCAAAGAGAAGCCATACGGCTGCACCGTGTGCCGCAAGAGCTTCACCACGGTCAGCATGCTGCGGCGGCACCACCGCATCCAcactggggagaagcccttccGCTGCCACGTGTGCGGCAAGTGCTTCAACCAGTCGGCCCACCTCAACACGCACTTCCGCCTGCACACCGGCGAGAGCGCCCGCTGGTCCCGCATGGTGCCCCACTCCTAG
- the LOC115549405 gene encoding zinc finger protein 79 isoform X2, translating to MTKLELLNVFLNDRLTAAAEDIFKAIKNTVAEYQDEILRFKEENERLKRLLNVAVQRILLQPEPSSDPLPCEDRLTPASRGDRDMSPPPIREIKEEEEQSPIRSDENNTRTSLSIFSGENGGQTEGEHMLVDLSPFQPSYDRVIDEVKTEHILEEIDRFGPSPTALQPVCSNFHEVLTDPCADAPHGGIRLPNGPSISEDKEQDTKPTGHSSDNTNVGVPALRLKGVRPLRPPRATYQSQSLQKVHACRECGKCFSFACQLEVHMRWHTKEKPYGCTVCRKSFTTVSMLRRHHRIHTGEKPFRCHVCGKCFNQSAHLNTHFRLHTGESARWSRMVPHS from the exons ATGACGAAACTGGAATTATTAAACGTTTTTCTGAACGATCGGCTTACGGCGGCGGCCGAGGACATCTTTAAAGCCATCAAGAACACGGTTGCGGAGTACCAGGACGAGATCCTCCGCTTCAAGGAGGAGAACGAGCGGCTCAAGAGGCTGCTGAACGTGGCAGTGCAGCGCATTTTACTGCAGCCCG AACCATCTTCAGACCCACTGCCATGCGAGGACAGACTGACACCTGCCAGTCGGGGGGACCGGGACATGTCCCCGCCACCCATCAGAGAGataaaggaggaagaggaacagagTCCGATCAGAAGCGATGAGAACAACACAAGAACCTCCCTGTCCATCTTCTCAGGAGAAAACGGTGGTCAGACTGAGGGAGAACACATGTTGGTGGATCTGTCACCTTTCCAACCCTCGTATGACAGAGTGATTGATGAGGTAAAAACAGAACATATTCTAGAAGAAATCGATCGGTTTGGCCCCAGCCCAACCGCTTTGCAACCAGTTTGTTCAAACTTCCATGAAGTGCTGACGGACCCCTGCGCCGATGCCCCACACGGCGGCATCAGGCTCCCAAATGGACCCAGCATCTCCGAGGATAAGGAACAGGACACGAAGCCCACAGGGCACTCGAGCGACAATACAAACGTGGGCGTGCCGGCCCTGCGCCTCAAGGGCGTGCGGCCCCTCCGGCCCCCGAGGGCCACGTACCAGAGCCAGAGCCTGCAGAAGGTGCACGCGTGCCGGGAGTGCGGCAAGTGTTTCAGCTTCGCCTGCCAGCTGGAGGTCCACATGCGCTGGCACACCAAAGAGAAGCCATACGGCTGCACCGTGTGCCGCAAGAGCTTCACCACGGTCAGCATGCTGCGGCGGCACCACCGCATCCAcactggggagaagcccttccGCTGCCACGTGTGCGGCAAGTGCTTCAACCAGTCGGCCCACCTCAACACGCACTTCCGCCTGCACACCGGCGAGAGCGCCCGCTGGTCCCGCATGGTGCCCCACTCCTAG